One segment of Prionailurus bengalensis isolate Pbe53 chromosome X, Fcat_Pben_1.1_paternal_pri, whole genome shotgun sequence DNA contains the following:
- the LOC122476966 gene encoding melanoma-associated antigen B10-like isoform X2, with product MPRGQKSKLRAREKRHQARIEAQRAQDAQATAAEEEQPSTSSFSPSGGSAQSQDEEKPSTSQAQPNTGRYHRTPLDDKAILLVQFLLRKYNMREPITKEDMIKHVIKKHKVHFCEILRKASELMVLAFGIDLKEVDPTRHHYALISKLQRTNDDRLRGEEIMPQTGLLMTVLCVIFMKGNCATEKDMWEVLNVMGIYADKKHFIYGDPKKLITEVWVQERYLLYRQVSNSNPPCREFLWGPRAYAETSKMKVLEFLAKVHDTVPSAFPSWYEEALQDEEERARARFTALVHTGALATGPSMANFGSFSHLY from the exons ATGCCTCGGGGGCAAAAGAGTAAGCTTCGTGCCCGTGAGAAACGCCATCAGGCCCGGATCGAGGCTCAGCGTGCCCAGGATGCTCAGGCCACTGCAGCAGAGGAAGAACAGccctccacttcctccttttctccttctggtgGTAGTGCCC AGAGCCAAGATGAGGAAAAACCAAGCACCTCTCAGGCACAACCCAACACTGGTCGTTACCATAGAACCCCTCTAGATGACAAGGCGATTCTATTGGTGCAATTCCTGCTGCGCAAGTATAACATGAGGGAGCCCATAACAAAGGAAGACATGATTAAGCATGTCATTAAAAAGCACAAGGTGCATTTTTGTGAGATTCTCAGGAAAGCCTCTGAGCTAATGGTGCTGGCCTTTGGCATTGATCTGAAGGAAGTCGACCCTACCAGACACCACTATGCCCTTATCAGCAAATTGCAGCGCACCAATGATGACAGGCTGAGGGGTGAGGAAATCATGCCCCAGACCGGCCTCTTGATGACCGTCCTCTGTGTGATCTTCATGAAGGGCAACTGTGCCACTGAAAAGGATATGTGGGAAGTGCTTAATGTGATGGGGATATATGCTGATAAGAAACACTTCATCTATGGGGATCCCAAGAAGCTCATCACTGAAGTTTGGGTGCAGGAAAGGTACCTCCTGTACCGCCAGGTGTCCAACAGCAATCCTCCATGCCGTGAGTTCCTGTGGGGTCCAAGAGCCTATGCTGAGACCAGCAAGATGAAAGTCCTTGAATTCTTGGCCAAGGTCCATGATACCGTCCCCAGTGCCTTCCCATCCTGGTATGAAGAGGCTTTGCAAGATGAGGAAGAGCGAGCCCGAGCCAGATTTACAGCTCTGGTTCATACTGGTGCCCTGGCCACTGGGCCTTCCATGGCCAATTTTGGCAGCTTCTCCCACCTGTATTGA
- the LOC122476966 gene encoding melanoma-associated antigen B10-like isoform X1 produces MPRGQKSKLRAREKRHQARIEAQRAQDAQATAAEEEQPSTSSFSPSGGSAQSYSAAGSGRKTQGFQKAPSTTTTSAGVSHTKSDKSAKSQDEEKPSTSQAQPNTGRYHRTPLDDKAILLVQFLLRKYNMREPITKEDMIKHVIKKHKVHFCEILRKASELMVLAFGIDLKEVDPTRHHYALISKLQRTNDDRLRGEEIMPQTGLLMTVLCVIFMKGNCATEKDMWEVLNVMGIYADKKHFIYGDPKKLITEVWVQERYLLYRQVSNSNPPCREFLWGPRAYAETSKMKVLEFLAKVHDTVPSAFPSWYEEALQDEEERARARFTALVHTGALATGPSMANFGSFSHLY; encoded by the coding sequence ATGCCTCGGGGGCAAAAGAGTAAGCTTCGTGCCCGTGAGAAACGCCATCAGGCCCGGATCGAGGCTCAGCGTGCCCAGGATGCTCAGGCCACTGCAGCAGAGGAAGAACAGccctccacttcctccttttctccttctggtgGTAGTGCCCAGAGCTACTCAGCTGCTGGGTCAGGTAGAAAAACCCAGGGGTTTCAGAAAGCCCCATCCACTACTACTACTTCTGCAGGTGTTTCACATACAAAATCTGATAAAAGTGCCAAGAGCCAAGATGAGGAAAAACCAAGCACCTCTCAGGCACAACCCAACACTGGTCGTTACCATAGAACCCCTCTAGATGACAAGGCGATTCTATTGGTGCAATTCCTGCTGCGCAAGTATAACATGAGGGAGCCCATAACAAAGGAAGACATGATTAAGCATGTCATTAAAAAGCACAAGGTGCATTTTTGTGAGATTCTCAGGAAAGCCTCTGAGCTAATGGTGCTGGCCTTTGGCATTGATCTGAAGGAAGTCGACCCTACCAGACACCACTATGCCCTTATCAGCAAATTGCAGCGCACCAATGATGACAGGCTGAGGGGTGAGGAAATCATGCCCCAGACCGGCCTCTTGATGACCGTCCTCTGTGTGATCTTCATGAAGGGCAACTGTGCCACTGAAAAGGATATGTGGGAAGTGCTTAATGTGATGGGGATATATGCTGATAAGAAACACTTCATCTATGGGGATCCCAAGAAGCTCATCACTGAAGTTTGGGTGCAGGAAAGGTACCTCCTGTACCGCCAGGTGTCCAACAGCAATCCTCCATGCCGTGAGTTCCTGTGGGGTCCAAGAGCCTATGCTGAGACCAGCAAGATGAAAGTCCTTGAATTCTTGGCCAAGGTCCATGATACCGTCCCCAGTGCCTTCCCATCCTGGTATGAAGAGGCTTTGCAAGATGAGGAAGAGCGAGCCCGAGCCAGATTTACAGCTCTGGTTCATACTGGTGCCCTGGCCACTGGGCCTTCCATGGCCAATTTTGGCAGCTTCTCCCACCTGTATTGA